A portion of the Enterobacter sp. SA187 genome contains these proteins:
- the pdhR gene encoding pyruvate dehydrogenase complex transcriptional repressor PdhR — protein MAYSKIRQPKLSDVIEQQLEFLILEGTLRPGEKLPPERELAKQFDVSRPSLREAIQRLEAKGLLLRRQGGGTFVQSNLWQSFSDPLVELLSDHPESQFDLLETRHALEGIAAYYAALRGTDDDRARIRELHQAIERAQESGDLDAEADAVVLYQIAVTEAAHNVVLLHLLRCMEPMMAQNVRQNFELLYARREMLPLVSNHRSRIFEAIIAREPEQAREASHRHLAFIEEILLDRSREQSRRERSMRRLQQRKD, from the coding sequence ATGGCCTACAGTAAAATCCGCCAACCTAAATTATCCGATGTGATAGAGCAGCAACTGGAGTTTTTGATCCTTGAAGGGACATTGCGCCCCGGTGAAAAACTTCCTCCGGAACGTGAGCTGGCTAAACAGTTCGACGTTTCCCGTCCTTCGCTGCGCGAGGCGATCCAACGCCTTGAAGCCAAGGGCCTGCTACTGCGTCGCCAGGGCGGTGGTACCTTTGTCCAGAGTAACCTGTGGCAGAGCTTCAGCGATCCGCTGGTAGAGCTTTTGTCCGATCACCCCGAATCCCAGTTTGACCTCCTTGAGACGCGCCACGCGCTTGAAGGCATTGCCGCCTATTACGCGGCCTTGCGTGGCACCGACGACGATCGCGCGCGCATCCGCGAGCTGCATCAGGCGATCGAGCGCGCGCAGGAATCCGGGGATCTCGATGCCGAAGCCGATGCCGTCGTCCTGTATCAGATTGCCGTCACCGAAGCGGCGCACAATGTGGTTTTGCTGCATTTGCTACGCTGCATGGAACCAATGATGGCGCAGAACGTTCGTCAGAATTTTGAATTGCTGTATGCCCGCCGGGAAATGCTCCCGCTGGTAAGCAACCATCGCTCCAGAATTTTTGAGGCGATTATCGCCAGAGAGCCGGAGCAGGCGCGTGAAGCGTCTCACCGGCATCTGGCGTTTATTGAGGAAATATTGCTGGACCGCAGCCGTGAGCAGAGCCGTCGTGAACGCTCCATGCGCCGCCTACAGCAAAGAAAGGATTAA
- the aceE gene encoding pyruvate dehydrogenase (acetyl-transferring), homodimeric type, whose product MSDRLINDVDPIETRDWQQAIESVIREEGVERAQYLIDQLLSQARKGGVNVAAGSNARNYVNTIAVEDEPEYPGNLELERRIRSAIRWNAIMTVLRASKKDLELGGHMASFQSSATVYEVCFNHFFRARSEKDGGDLVYFQGHISPGVYARAFLEGRLTEEQMNNFRQEVHGNGLSSYPHPKLMPEFWQFPTVSMGLGPIGAIYQAKFLKYLEHRGLKDTSQQTVYAFLGDGEMDEPESKGAITIATREKLDNLVFVINCNLQRLDGPVTGNGKIINELEGIFEGAGWNVIKVMWGGRWDELLRKDTSGKLIQLMNETVDGDYQTFKSKNGAYVREHFFGKYPETAALVADWSDDEIWALNRGGHDPKKVYAAFKKAQETKGKATVILAHTIKGYGMGDTAEGKNIAHQVKKMNMDGVRYIRDRFNVPVTDEQVEKLSYITFPEGSEEHTYLHAQRQKLNGYLPSRQPKFSEKLELPTLADFNQLLEEQNKEISTTIAFVRALNVMLKNKSIKDRLVPIIADEARTFGMEGLFRQIGIYSPNGQQYTPQDREQVAYYKEDEKGQILQEGINELGAGSSWLAAATSYSTNDLPMIPFYIYYSMFGFQRIGDLCWAAGDQQARGFLIGGTSGRTTLNGEGLQHEDGHSHIQSLTIPNCISYDPAYAYEVAVIMHDGLHRMYGEAQENVYYYITTLNENYHMPAMPEGAEEGIRKGIYKLETVEGAKGKVQLLGSGSILRHVREAAQILAKDYGIGSDVFSVTSFTELARDGQDCERWNMLHPTDEPRVPYVAQVLSDAPAVASTDYMKLFAEQIRNFIPASDYRVLGTDGFGRSDSRENLRHHFEVDASYVVVAALGELAKRGDIDKKVVAEAITKFNIDADKVNPRLA is encoded by the coding sequence ATGTCAGATCGTTTAATCAATGACGTGGATCCGATCGAAACTCGCGACTGGCAACAGGCGATCGAATCGGTCATCCGTGAAGAAGGTGTTGAGCGCGCTCAGTATCTGATTGACCAGTTACTGTCTCAGGCCCGCAAAGGCGGCGTTAACGTGGCAGCTGGTTCAAACGCTCGCAACTATGTAAATACTATTGCCGTTGAAGATGAGCCGGAATACCCGGGTAATCTGGAGCTGGAACGTCGCATTCGTTCTGCTATCCGCTGGAACGCCATCATGACCGTGCTGCGTGCGTCTAAAAAAGACCTCGAGCTGGGCGGCCACATGGCGTCTTTCCAGTCTTCTGCGACTGTGTATGAAGTTTGCTTCAACCACTTCTTCCGCGCACGCAGCGAGAAAGACGGTGGCGATCTGGTGTACTTCCAGGGCCACATCTCTCCGGGCGTTTACGCTCGCGCATTCCTGGAAGGTCGTCTGACTGAAGAGCAGATGAACAACTTCCGTCAGGAAGTTCACGGCAATGGCCTGTCTTCCTACCCGCACCCGAAACTGATGCCGGAATTCTGGCAGTTCCCGACCGTCTCTATGGGTCTGGGTCCGATTGGTGCGATCTACCAGGCTAAATTCCTGAAATATCTGGAACACCGTGGTCTGAAAGATACTTCCCAGCAAACCGTTTACGCCTTCCTTGGCGACGGCGAGATGGATGAGCCGGAATCCAAAGGCGCGATCACCATCGCGACCCGTGAAAAACTGGATAACCTGGTCTTCGTTATCAACTGTAACCTGCAACGTCTGGACGGCCCGGTAACCGGTAACGGCAAAATCATCAACGAACTGGAAGGCATCTTCGAAGGCGCTGGCTGGAACGTAATCAAGGTGATGTGGGGCGGTCGTTGGGATGAGCTGCTGCGTAAAGACACCAGCGGTAAACTGATCCAGCTGATGAACGAAACCGTTGACGGCGACTATCAGACCTTCAAATCCAAAAACGGCGCGTACGTTCGTGAGCACTTCTTCGGTAAATACCCGGAAACTGCCGCGCTGGTTGCCGACTGGTCTGACGATGAGATCTGGGCACTGAACCGTGGTGGCCACGATCCGAAGAAAGTCTACGCTGCATTCAAGAAAGCGCAGGAAACCAAAGGCAAAGCGACTGTTATCCTGGCCCATACCATCAAAGGTTACGGCATGGGCGACACCGCTGAAGGTAAAAACATCGCCCACCAGGTGAAGAAAATGAACATGGACGGTGTACGTTACATCCGTGATCGTTTCAATGTGCCGGTGACCGATGAGCAGGTTGAGAAGCTGTCCTACATTACCTTCCCGGAAGGTTCTGAAGAGCACACCTACCTGCACGCCCAGCGTCAGAAGCTGAACGGCTACCTGCCGTCTCGTCAGCCGAAATTCTCTGAGAAGCTTGAGCTGCCGACCCTGGCTGACTTCAACCAGCTGCTGGAAGAGCAGAACAAAGAGATCTCCACCACTATCGCCTTCGTGCGTGCCCTGAACGTGATGCTGAAGAACAAGTCGATCAAAGATCGCCTCGTACCGATCATCGCCGACGAAGCGCGTACTTTCGGTATGGAAGGTCTGTTCCGTCAGATTGGTATTTACAGCCCGAACGGCCAGCAGTATACCCCGCAGGACCGTGAGCAGGTTGCTTACTATAAAGAGGACGAGAAAGGTCAGATCCTGCAGGAAGGTATCAACGAGCTGGGCGCAGGTTCTTCCTGGCTGGCCGCTGCGACCTCTTACAGCACCAACGATCTGCCGATGATCCCGTTCTACATCTACTACTCCATGTTCGGTTTCCAGCGTATCGGCGACCTGTGCTGGGCAGCAGGCGATCAGCAAGCTCGTGGCTTCCTGATTGGCGGGACTTCTGGTCGTACTACGCTTAACGGCGAAGGTCTGCAGCACGAAGATGGTCACAGCCACATTCAGTCGCTGACCATCCCGAACTGTATCTCTTACGATCCGGCTTACGCCTACGAAGTTGCTGTCATCATGCATGACGGTCTGCATCGTATGTACGGTGAAGCGCAAGAGAACGTGTACTACTACATCACCACGCTGAACGAAAACTATCACATGCCAGCGATGCCGGAAGGCGCCGAGGAAGGGATCCGTAAAGGTATCTACAAACTCGAAACTGTCGAAGGCGCGAAAGGTAAAGTTCAGCTGCTGGGCTCCGGTTCTATCCTGCGTCACGTACGTGAAGCAGCGCAGATCCTGGCGAAAGACTACGGTATCGGTTCTGACGTGTTCAGCGTGACCTCCTTCACCGAACTGGCGCGCGATGGCCAGGATTGTGAGCGCTGGAACATGCTGCACCCGACCGACGAGCCGCGCGTACCGTACGTTGCACAGGTTCTGAGCGACGCACCGGCAGTGGCATCAACTGACTATATGAAACTGTTCGCTGAGCAGATCCGTAACTTCATCCCGGCAAGCGATTACCGCGTACTGGGTACTGATGGCTTCGGTCGCTCTGACAGCCGTGAAAACCTGCGTCACCACTTCGAAGTTGATGCTTCTTATGTGGTTGTGGCAGCACTGGGCGAACTGGCTAAACGTGGCGACATCGACAAGAAAGTAGTTGCAGAAGCAATTACCAAATTCAACATCGATGCAGATAAAGTTAACCCGCGTCTGGCGTAA
- the aceF gene encoding pyruvate dehydrogenase complex dihydrolipoyllysine-residue acetyltransferase, which translates to MAIEINVPDIGADEVEITEILVKVGDKVEAEQSLITVEGDKASMEVPSPQAGVVKEIKVSVGDKTETGKLIMIFDSADGAADAAPAKAEEKKEAAPAAASAPAAAAAKDVNVPDIGGDEVEVTEIMVKVGDKVAAEQSLITVEGDKASMEVPAPFAGTVKEIKISTGDKVSTGSLIMVFEVEGAAPAASDAKPQVKEEAASAPAAAAGAKDVNVPDIGGDEVEVTEVMVKVGDKVAAEQSLITVEGDKASMEVPAPFAGTVKEIKISTGDKVSTGSLIMVFEVEGAAPAAAPAAAKQEAAPAPAAKAPAAAAPAKAEGKSEFAENDAYVHATPLIRRLAREFGVNLAKVKGTGRKGRILREDVQAYVKDAVKRAEAAPAAATGGGLPGMLPWPKVDFSKFGEVEEVELGRIQKISGANLSRNWVMIPHVTHFDKTDITDLEAFRKQQNAEAEKRKLDVKFTPVVFIMKAVAAALEQMPRFNSSLSEDAQRLTLKKYINIGVAVDTPNGLVVPVFKDVNKKSITELSRELTVISKKARDGKLTAGEMQGGCFTISSIGGLGTTHFAPIVNAPEVAILGVSKSAMEPVWNGKEFVPRLMMPISLSFDHRVIDGADGARFITIINNMLSDIRRLVM; encoded by the coding sequence ATGGCTATCGAAATCAATGTACCGGACATCGGGGCTGATGAAGTTGAAATCACCGAGATCCTGGTCAAAGTGGGCGACAAAGTTGAAGCTGAACAGTCGCTGATCACCGTAGAAGGCGACAAAGCTTCTATGGAAGTCCCGTCACCTCAGGCTGGCGTTGTTAAAGAGATCAAAGTCTCTGTTGGCGACAAAACCGAGACTGGCAAACTGATCATGATTTTCGATTCCGCTGACGGTGCTGCTGATGCAGCACCTGCGAAAGCAGAAGAGAAGAAAGAAGCAGCACCGGCAGCAGCCTCTGCACCGGCTGCGGCGGCTGCCAAAGACGTCAACGTACCGGATATCGGCGGCGACGAAGTTGAAGTCACCGAGATCATGGTTAAAGTCGGCGACAAAGTGGCTGCTGAGCAGTCGCTGATCACCGTGGAAGGCGACAAAGCCTCCATGGAAGTCCCGGCTCCGTTCGCGGGCACCGTGAAAGAGATCAAAATCAGCACCGGTGACAAAGTGTCCACCGGCTCCCTGATCATGGTCTTCGAAGTGGAAGGCGCCGCTCCGGCTGCCAGCGACGCGAAACCGCAGGTTAAAGAAGAAGCGGCTTCTGCTCCGGCAGCAGCGGCGGGCGCGAAAGACGTCAACGTACCGGACATCGGCGGTGACGAAGTTGAAGTGACCGAAGTGATGGTGAAAGTGGGCGACAAAGTTGCCGCTGAGCAGTCACTGATCACCGTGGAAGGCGACAAAGCCTCCATGGAAGTTCCGGCACCGTTCGCGGGCACCGTGAAAGAGATCAAAATCAGCACCGGCGACAAAGTGTCTACCGGCTCCCTGATCATGGTCTTCGAAGTGGAAGGCGCAGCCCCGGCTGCGGCTCCGGCTGCGGCCAAACAGGAAGCAGCACCAGCACCGGCGGCGAAAGCACCGGCCGCCGCTGCACCGGCGAAAGCGGAAGGCAAATCTGAGTTTGCTGAAAACGACGCTTACGTCCACGCGACCCCGCTGATCCGCCGCCTGGCGCGCGAATTCGGTGTGAACCTGGCGAAAGTGAAAGGTACAGGTCGTAAAGGCCGTATCCTGCGCGAAGACGTTCAGGCTTACGTGAAAGACGCGGTTAAACGCGCTGAAGCGGCACCTGCTGCTGCTACCGGCGGCGGTCTGCCGGGCATGCTGCCATGGCCGAAAGTGGACTTCAGCAAGTTTGGTGAAGTGGAAGAAGTTGAACTGGGCCGTATCCAGAAAATCTCTGGTGCTAACCTGAGCCGTAACTGGGTGATGATCCCGCACGTTACGCACTTCGACAAAACCGACATCACCGATCTGGAAGCCTTCCGTAAGCAGCAGAACGCCGAAGCTGAGAAGCGCAAACTGGACGTGAAATTCACCCCGGTTGTCTTCATCATGAAAGCCGTTGCCGCAGCGCTCGAGCAGATGCCTCGCTTCAACAGCTCCCTGTCTGAAGACGCGCAGCGTCTGACGCTGAAGAAATACATCAACATCGGTGTGGCTGTTGATACCCCGAATGGCCTGGTGGTTCCGGTGTTCAAAGACGTGAACAAGAAGAGCATCACCGAGCTGTCCCGTGAACTGACCGTGATCTCCAAAAAAGCACGTGACGGTAAGCTGACGGCTGGCGAAATGCAGGGCGGTTGCTTCACCATCTCCAGCATCGGTGGCCTGGGTACTACGCACTTCGCGCCGATCGTTAACGCGCCGGAAGTGGCTATCCTCGGTGTGTCCAAATCCGCGATGGAGCCGGTCTGGAATGGTAAAGAGTTCGTGCCGCGTCTGATGATGCCGATCTCTCTGTCCTTCGACCACCGCGTGATCGACGGTGCTGATGGTGCGCGTTTCATCACTATCATCAATAACATGCTGTCTGATATTCGCCGTCTGGTGATGTAA
- the lpdA gene encoding dihydrolipoyl dehydrogenase translates to MSTEIKTQVVVLGAGPAGYSAAFRCADLGLETVIVERYNTLGGVCLNVGCIPSKALLHVAKVIEEAKALAEHGIVFGEPKTDIDKIRTWKEKVITQLTGGLAGMAKGRKVKVVNGLGKFTGANTLEVEGENGKTVINFDNAIIAAGSRPIELPFIPHEDPRVWDSTDALELKEVPKRLLVMGGGIIGLEMGTVYHALGSEIDVVEMFDQVIPAADKDIVKVFTKRISKKFNLMLETKVTAVEAKEDGIYVSMEGKKAPAEAQRYDAVLVAIGRVPNGKNLDAGKAGVEVDDRGFIRVDKQLRTNVPHIFAIGDIVGQPMLAHKGVHEGHVAAEVIAGMKHYFDPKVIPSIAYTEPEVAWVGLTEKEAKEKGISYETATFPWAASGRAIASDCADGMTKLIFDKETHRVIGGAIVGTNGGELLGEIGLAIEMGCDAEDLALTIHAHPTLHESVGLAAEVFEGSITDLPNPKAKKK, encoded by the coding sequence ATGAGTACTGAAATCAAAACTCAGGTCGTGGTACTTGGGGCAGGCCCGGCAGGTTACTCTGCTGCCTTCCGTTGCGCTGATTTAGGTCTGGAAACCGTCATTGTTGAACGTTACAACACCCTCGGCGGTGTTTGTCTGAACGTCGGCTGTATCCCTTCTAAAGCGCTGCTGCATGTTGCTAAAGTTATCGAAGAAGCCAAAGCGCTGGCTGAGCACGGTATCGTCTTCGGCGAACCGAAAACCGATATCGACAAGATTCGTACCTGGAAAGAAAAAGTCATCACCCAACTGACTGGCGGTCTGGCCGGTATGGCGAAAGGCCGTAAAGTAAAAGTGGTGAACGGTCTGGGTAAATTCACCGGGGCTAACACCCTGGAAGTGGAAGGCGAAAACGGCAAAACCGTAATCAACTTCGACAACGCGATCATCGCGGCGGGTTCCCGTCCGATCGAACTACCGTTCATTCCGCATGAAGATCCGCGCGTATGGGATTCCACCGACGCTCTGGAGCTGAAAGAAGTACCTAAGCGCCTGCTGGTTATGGGTGGCGGTATCATTGGTCTGGAAATGGGCACCGTGTACCATGCGCTGGGTTCAGAGATCGACGTGGTTGAAATGTTCGACCAGGTGATCCCGGCGGCTGACAAAGATATCGTTAAAGTCTTCACCAAGCGTATCAGCAAGAAATTCAACCTGATGCTGGAAACCAAAGTGACTGCCGTTGAAGCTAAAGAAGACGGTATTTACGTTTCCATGGAAGGCAAAAAAGCCCCTGCTGAAGCGCAGCGTTATGACGCCGTGCTGGTGGCTATCGGCCGTGTGCCGAACGGTAAAAACCTCGACGCAGGCAAAGCTGGCGTGGAAGTGGACGACCGTGGCTTTATCCGTGTCGACAAACAGCTGCGTACCAACGTACCGCACATCTTCGCTATCGGCGATATCGTCGGTCAGCCGATGCTGGCGCACAAAGGCGTTCACGAAGGTCACGTTGCCGCTGAAGTTATCGCCGGCATGAAGCACTACTTCGATCCGAAAGTGATCCCGTCCATCGCGTACACCGAGCCGGAAGTTGCCTGGGTTGGTCTGACCGAGAAAGAAGCGAAAGAGAAAGGCATCAGCTACGAAACCGCCACCTTCCCGTGGGCTGCTTCTGGCCGTGCTATCGCGTCCGACTGCGCAGACGGTATGACCAAACTGATTTTCGACAAAGAGACTCACCGTGTGATCGGTGGCGCTATTGTCGGTACTAACGGCGGCGAGCTGTTGGGCGAAATCGGTCTGGCTATCGAAATGGGCTGTGACGCGGAAGATCTGGCGCTGACTATCCATGCGCACCCGACTCTGCATGAGTCCGTGGGCCTGGCTGCTGAAGTGTTCGAAGGTAGCATCACCGACCTGCCGAACCCGAAAGCGAAAAAGAAATAA
- a CDS encoding DUF2950 family protein — translation MKLQKIIAGLLLLLPVMGQAQQAFSTPEQAASTLVSAIQDQNDSVLTQLLGDDWQQILPPDGADAQAVARFLRDWQISHQIDEQNGVAHLSVGRSQWQLPIPMVKTAAGWQFDTARAADEILTRTLGRNELSAINALQAYLDAQRDYFALNHHYAQKLISSEGKKDGLYWPVSPGEAHSPLGPAFSPTAPGEGYHGYRFRLLTGKGQGNDAPAALLAWPLDYGKTGVATFVVDGQDRVYQRDFGAQTAQQIAGITQFTPDEQWQPVQP, via the coding sequence ATGAAACTACAGAAAATTATCGCCGGATTGCTGCTGCTGTTACCGGTGATGGGTCAGGCGCAGCAGGCGTTCAGCACGCCGGAGCAGGCCGCCAGTACGCTAGTCAGCGCCATCCAGGATCAAAATGACAGCGTGCTGACGCAACTGCTCGGCGATGACTGGCAGCAGATCCTGCCGCCGGACGGGGCAGATGCGCAAGCCGTGGCGCGTTTTCTGCGCGACTGGCAGATAAGCCATCAGATTGATGAGCAGAACGGCGTGGCGCACCTGAGTGTCGGGCGCAGTCAGTGGCAGCTCCCCATCCCGATGGTGAAAACCGCCGCGGGCTGGCAGTTTGATACCGCACGCGCCGCCGACGAAATCCTCACCCGTACCCTCGGGCGCAATGAGCTGTCAGCTATTAACGCGCTCCAGGCTTATTTGGACGCGCAGCGGGATTACTTCGCCCTTAACCACCATTACGCGCAGAAGCTTATCAGCAGCGAGGGTAAAAAAGATGGCCTCTACTGGCCGGTGTCACCGGGGGAAGCGCACAGCCCGCTTGGCCCGGCGTTCAGCCCGACCGCGCCCGGCGAGGGTTATCACGGCTATCGTTTCCGGCTGCTGACGGGTAAGGGGCAAGGTAATGATGCGCCTGCCGCGCTGCTGGCGTGGCCGCTGGACTACGGCAAAACCGGCGTCGCCACCTTTGTGGTTGACGGTCAGGATCGGGTATATCAGCGGGATTTCGGCGCGCAGACGGCGCAGCAGATTGCGGGGATAACGCAGTTTACGCCGGACGAGCAGTGGCAACCGGTGCAGCCCTGA
- a CDS encoding DUF3300 domain-containing protein, with product MKLPFKPQILMLLCSAGVLAASGVLYVKSRTPETPPPAVVAQPVTPAPPPAPPVATSTFTTAQIDQWVAPIALYPDALLSQVLMAATYPANVVQAAQWSQDNPTLQGDAAIQAVINQPWDPSVRSLVAFPSLMALMGENPQWVQNLGDAFLAQPKEVMDSVQKLRALAQQTGALTSTPQQKVSTVPAKSSTAPQSASGSTTVVSTPAPTVIKIEPADPEVVYVPSYNPTVVYGSWPTPAYPPVYLPPPPGQQFTDSLVRGLGFSLGVATTYALFSDIDWDDDHYHRGYDHNGDNININVNNFNRISGGRLVTRNDTVVWQHNPVFRNNLPSRDAQRQTAAKQLNQIAQRNNYRGYDTPTTTARREAAKTQFNQSTTQQKREAIQARRDNPTAQQQQRRDAIKARHDNPTPQQQQRREKLQQRQSASRATALSGNDSRSPSWQAQRQRGEQSRQRLNREQRSSLREHAAERRELNRR from the coding sequence ATGAAGTTGCCATTCAAACCTCAGATCCTGATGCTGCTGTGCAGCGCCGGGGTTTTAGCCGCCTCGGGCGTGCTCTATGTCAAAAGCAGGACGCCGGAAACACCGCCGCCTGCCGTTGTCGCCCAGCCGGTTACGCCCGCCCCGCCGCCCGCCCCGCCGGTCGCCACCTCAACCTTTACCACGGCGCAAATCGATCAGTGGGTGGCACCAATCGCGCTCTACCCGGACGCGCTGCTCTCGCAGGTGCTGATGGCCGCCACCTACCCCGCAAACGTCGTGCAGGCGGCGCAGTGGTCGCAGGATAATCCCACGCTCCAGGGCGACGCGGCGATCCAGGCGGTGATTAACCAGCCCTGGGATCCGAGCGTCAGATCGCTGGTGGCCTTTCCGTCGCTGATGGCATTGATGGGGGAAAACCCACAGTGGGTGCAAAACCTCGGCGATGCCTTTCTGGCGCAGCCGAAAGAGGTAATGGATTCAGTGCAGAAGCTGCGCGCGCTGGCGCAGCAGACGGGCGCGCTCACCTCCACGCCGCAGCAGAAAGTCAGCACCGTACCGGCGAAAAGCAGTACCGCGCCGCAATCCGCGTCCGGCAGCACTACCGTGGTGAGTACGCCAGCCCCGACGGTGATCAAAATCGAACCCGCCGATCCGGAGGTGGTGTATGTCCCGAGCTATAACCCGACCGTAGTGTACGGCAGCTGGCCGACGCCCGCCTATCCGCCGGTGTATCTGCCGCCGCCTCCCGGCCAGCAGTTCACCGACAGCCTGGTGCGGGGCTTAGGTTTCAGTCTCGGCGTCGCCACCACTTATGCGCTGTTCAGCGATATTGACTGGGATGACGATCATTACCATCGCGGCTACGACCATAACGGCGATAACATCAATATCAACGTCAATAACTTCAACCGCATTTCCGGCGGCAGGCTGGTCACCAGAAATGACACTGTGGTGTGGCAGCACAATCCCGTCTTCCGTAATAACCTGCCCTCCCGCGATGCGCAGCGTCAGACGGCAGCAAAGCAGTTAAACCAGATCGCGCAGCGCAATAATTATCGCGGTTACGATACTCCCACCACTACCGCCCGTCGCGAGGCGGCAAAAACTCAGTTCAATCAGTCCACGACGCAGCAGAAACGCGAGGCGATACAGGCCCGCCGGGACAATCCCACCGCGCAGCAGCAACAGCGCCGCGATGCCATCAAAGCCCGCCACGATAACCCGACGCCGCAACAGCAACAGCGGCGGGAAAAGCTGCAGCAGCGCCAGAGCGCTTCCCGCGCCACGGCGTTGAGCGGCAATGACAGCCGTTCACCGTCCTGGCAGGCGCAGCGTCAGCGCGGCGAACAGAGCCGCCAGCGTCTGAACCGCGAACAGCGCAGCTCGTTACGTGAACATGCGGCCGAACGCCGTGAACTTAACCGTCGTTAA